In Chlamydiota bacterium, a genomic segment contains:
- a CDS encoding 1-acyl-sn-glycerol-3-phosphate acyltransferase, producing the protein MSQKFYDRAYMVFWTLYAWVFKIFFRWQVFGLEHVPRAGGAILAVNHASLLDPPLGGVGLSRRIWFLGRASLIRNRFVAFLMKCQHMIPITRGEADLGAMKRIISLIRSGEIVLMFPEGTRSIDGVLGPGKEGIGVFVRHARADVIPCYISGAWRAMPKGCVLPRPRKIRISYGPVIRYEEFDDCPKGRRGYAMISARIMERIAALQQQLES; encoded by the coding sequence TTGAGCCAAAAATTCTACGACCGCGCATACATGGTCTTCTGGACGCTCTACGCCTGGGTCTTCAAGATCTTCTTTCGCTGGCAGGTGTTCGGGCTCGAGCACGTGCCGCGCGCCGGCGGGGCGATCCTCGCGGTCAATCATGCCAGTCTCCTGGATCCGCCGCTGGGCGGCGTGGGGCTCTCGCGCAGGATCTGGTTCCTCGGGCGCGCGAGCCTGATCCGGAACCGGTTCGTCGCGTTTTTGATGAAATGCCAGCACATGATCCCGATCACGCGCGGGGAGGCGGACCTCGGGGCGATGAAACGGATCATCTCCCTCATCAGGTCCGGGGAGATCGTGCTGATGTTCCCCGAGGGGACGCGGAGCATCGACGGCGTCCTGGGGCCGGGGAAGGAGGGGATCGGGGTCTTCGTCAGGCACGCCAGAGCGGACGTGATCCCCTGCTACATCTCGGGGGCGTGGCGGGCGATGCCGAAGGGATGTGTGCTGCCGCGCCCGCGGAAGATCCGGATCTCATACGGGCCGGTGATACGGTACGAGGAGTTCGACGACTGCCCGAAGGGCAGGAGGGGCTACGCGATGATCAGCGCGCGCATCATGGAACGCATCGCCGCCCTGCAACAGCAGCTCGAATCGTAG